In Bubalus bubalis isolate 160015118507 breed Murrah chromosome 3, NDDB_SH_1, whole genome shotgun sequence, a genomic segment contains:
- the BAHCC1 gene encoding BAH and coiled-coil domain-containing protein 1 isoform X4, with protein MDGRDFAPPPHLLSERGSLGHRSAAAAARLAPPGPAAQPPAHFQPGKYFPSPLPMASHTASSRLMGNSPASSFMGSFLTSSLGSAASAHPSGPTPSPSEQAYRGSHPATSQIWFSHSHEAPGYPRFSGSLASTFLPMSHLDHHGNSNVLYGQHRFYGTQKDNFYLRNLPPQPTLLPANHNFPSVARAAPGHPIGSCSRDRGEASHLQKGTKEFDRFLMGKEKAGKAVEGKERPAAEEDVARGRHKLVLPVPGDSHCKEGSVARGACEGRPKHLASCLLNTKVLDGELGRSALASCAGAVLGRPGVGVPASGRCTKEAAGPAEPGPAFSECLERRQMLHHAVSYTVPSGLPAGPPPPLSTAAAGPFPCLQLHGGPDGLCPLQDKVPRDLKASGPTFVPSVGHLADKSRPFQAAEACAVVGESKDRHLEAAAAPDHAAPYGVSYAHLKAEGKGERRSGSFEAALNPRLKGLEYLDSAGPEAPFPGVPKAGLDKSGYFELPAPSQDCARPNHQDPLGGKVTQACCTLDKAASKETPVGAPGAQKVARIRHQQHLVAPEVEPGGSGAEAKRKSLELASLGYGGPPPPPWNVQSGQGATMAIGEERKAGTYLDPFGGTLQQAALLPQDLPTPPDEVSAMKNLLKYSNQALVVGQKAPFVGLGGLKASCAQQDGKFPASKGAGQAPGEVERPDCARSREHDATHSDGEVRQPPVGIAVALARQKDTVSRSESAYSANTGRQGRAAPTFKAGGGPRSAHPLDLEAEEERARLCEDRLGLAGRELLLQDNKDLVEFARIHPSGGCPGDLAPHLMITGGSSLQSSQLAGDPAPHPHPAHPPWLPRTRSPSLWMGGHSYGLGHPALHQNLPPGFPASVPGSMPPVFPLSQETPTQLVILPSEPTPHTAPHALADVMDQASLWPPMYGGRGPASHMQHPGQLPVYSRSQFLRQQELYALQQQQQQQQQQQRATQALELQRASQFQQKPEDHHLELEEPAQEKALKSTHKPVALTPTAKGTPSPATAGPAKLSPCCHSPAPKPPTASCPTPSPHPGAPCTLSVCPTGSPGLGSKLPGTEDKSGEGQRPRADLNKLEPDLPPGYTCPAVASSGFSLPRSVHSSDLSDPETMQTAPLGPQPELARTFPPGELCLRSPQKLEEPGLPSGTREATQDLATTPHPAERGPPGKAADPSPLEGLRELRCGALLEGGGPEASGQADSTQGGGAQEARTTEEGREEGELGPSLGASPQAVEQPARSLGSLDQAEPGKQQAPTEAEAEEVAEFEEAELDEEEEKQDWGSTPDNSQLPRELPGLDALVAATISLGDLPGIGPLDPPPLAVPGPPSTAPLPRSSGIHGIALLSELADLEIQQQRTEPTLQEEEEVLAFNLQRLATLASAWSLVEAANLDSPASSAQPPTADPCRAPTLTPRMQILRRKDTWTPKTKPVCPLKAAIDRLDTQEVEMRVQLAELQRRYKEKQRELARLQRRHDHERDESSRSPARRGPGRPRKRKYSSLMPALRPSDSKKVKAVRSSLSLLCAELRGGDDEPSKKRGRLEKGTYVGLQPTSVEKVRCKKSSSQGDLASAVAHKVAQLKPKVKSKGLPTGLSPFRRKEATPGGRIRKKLSRAKNAKASGAARHPQPDGGIGGREAPKFPAQPAAAAAREADSGSDSENCDGLLETEEPPKEPGLVLHAGARMAVLGPSPSSVVKMEANQKAKKKKERQSLLGACRLSSPESEVKVKRRTVKTKVGSKLERAPGRRPPGGPGKKKAKAKGGLRAEPGTAPGREALCSPAQAFTCHEEGSRLASERLKRATRKSTVLQPGLRRKNGALSIALSPRNAKAILGRGRKAGKVKTKAVGKQGKGRAVSRLLESFAVEDDFEFEDSSCLSEDEEEEETGGPLSAEQSAALARSCTIHKEDLQDGLPVLIPKEDSLLYAGSVRTLQPPDIYSIVIEGERGNRQRIYSLEQLLQEAVLDVRPQSSRYLPPGTRVCAYWSQKSRCLYPGNVVRGASSDEEEDLDSVVVEFDDGDTGHIAVSNIRLLPPDFKIQCTEPSPALLVSSSCRRTKKSSCEAPPPSEATAPSLSPKAHDGSEASKTSGKKSTGKDKAGKAELLTSGAKPPAGASDHFLGRRGSPLLSWSAVAQTKRKAVAAAGSKGPGMLQNLFQLNGSAKKLRAREALFPMHSVAPPVFGNGFRADSFSSLASSYAPFVGGAGPGLPGGAHKLLRAKKAEAEKGGRRRAGSEFLVKLDHEGVTSPKSKNCKALHAGDKDSGPRPGRPLPSPSYGHPALVGKDRKGRAPVHPLSMGLALRKFTGQAEYPLPCDSDCHSSYSDEEEDGPGLAPGVPSRFLARLSVSSSSSGSSTSSSSGSLSTSSLCSSDDEGSSYTSDEEDPALLLQTCLTHPVPALLAQPEALRSKGGGPHPHAQRCFLSRAAVAGGGAGAGPSGNRPRLKRKEALSFSKAKELSRRQRLPSVENRPKISAFLPARQLWKWSGNPTQRRGMKGKARKLFYKAIVRGKETLRIGDCAVFLSAGRPNLPYIGRIESMWESWGSNMVVKVKWFYHPEETKLGKRQSDGKNALYQSCHEDENDVQTISHKCQVVGREQYEQMTRSRKYQDRRDLYYLAGTYDPTTGRLVTADGVPILC; from the exons CTCCAGGGTACCCCAGATTTTCGGGGAGTCTGGCATCCACCTTCCTACCCATGAGCCACTTGGATCACCATGGAAACAGCAATGTTCTCTATGGGCAACATCGTTTCTATGGAACCCAAAAAG ATAACTTCTACCTGCGCAACCTGCCCCCCCAGCCCACGCTCCTGCCCGCCAACCACAACTTCCCCAGTGTGGCCCGGGCTGCCCCCGGCCACCCCATCGGCTCCTGCAGCCGCGACCGGGGCGAGGCCAGCCACCTGCAGAAGGGCACCAAGGAGTTTGACCGCTTCCTCATGGGCAAAGAGAAAGCCGGCAAGGCGGTGGAGGGCAAGGAGCGGCCGGCAGCGGAGGAGGACGTCGCCCGGGGGCGGCACAAGCTGGTGCTGCCCGTGCCAGGGGACTCTCACTGCAAGGAGGGCAGCGTGGCCCGGGGAGCTTGTGAAGGCCGCCCCAAGCACCTGGCGTCCTGCCTTCTCAACACCAAGGTGCTTGACGGCGAGCTGGGCCGGTCTGCGCTGGCCAGCTGCGCGGGGGCCGTGCTGGGGCGGCCGGGTGTGGGCGTGCCAGCCTCTGGACGCTGCACCAAGGAGGCGGCGGGCCCCGCAGAGCCCGGGCCAGCCTTCAGCGAGTGCCTGGAGCGGAGGCAGATGCTGCACCACGCCGTGTCGTACACAGTGCCGTCCGGCCTGCCCGCGGGgccaccccctcccctcagcACAGCCGCAGCCGGCCCCTTCCCCTGCCTGCAGCTGCATGGGGGCCCGGATGGGCTCTGCCCCTTGCAGGACAAAGTCCCCCGGGACCTGAAGGCCAGCGGGCCCACCTTCGTGCCTTCCGTGGGACACCTGGCCGACAAGAGCCGCCCCTTCCAGGCGGCCGAGGCCTGTGCCGTGGTGGGTGAGAGCAAGGACCGGCACCTGGAGGCGGCTGCCGCGCCTGACCATGCTGCACCTTACGGGGTCTCCTATGCCCACCTGAAGGCCGAGGGCAAGGGTGAGCGGCGGTCCGGGAGCTTCGAGGCGGCCCTCAACCCCCGACTGAAGGGCCTGGAGTACCTGGACAGTGCCGGCCCCGAGGCCCCCTTCCCCGGGGTCCCCAAAGCGGGTCTGGACAAAAGCGGCTACTTTGAGTTGCCCGCCCCCTCGCAAGACTGCGCCCGGCCTAATCACCAGGACCCACTGGGCGGGAAGGTCACCCAGGCCTGCTGCACTTTAGACAAGGCTGCCAGCAAGGAGACTCCTGTGGGTGCCCCCGGGGCCCAGAAGGTGGCTCGCATCCGGCATCAGCAGCACTTGGTGGCCCCTGAGGTAGAACCGGGGGGCAGCGGGGCCGAGGCCAAGCGCAAGTCTCTGGAGCTGGCGTCTCTGGGCTATGGcgggccgcccccacccccgtggAATGTCCAGTCAGGCCAGGGGGCCACCATGGCCATTGGTGAGGAGCGCAAGGCAGGCACCTATCTGGACCCCTTTGGTGGCACCCTGCAGCAGGCTGCCCTCCTGCCACAGGACCTGCCCACCCCGCCCGACGAGGTCTCGGCCATGAAGAACCTGCTCAAGTACAGCAACCAAGCTCTGGTCGTTGGCCAGAAGGCGCCCTTCGTGGGCCTCGGGGGCCTGAAGGCCAGCTGTGCCCAGCAGGACGGGAAGTTCCCAGCGTCCAAGGGTGCAGGCCAGGCCCCGGGCGAGGTGGAAAGGCCCGACTGTGCCCGAAGCCGGGAGCATGATGCCACCCACAGTGATGGGGAGGTGCGGCAGCCGCCCGTGGGCATTGCAGTAGCCTTGGCCAGGCAGAAGGACACAGTGAGCCGGTCGGAGTCGGCCTACAGTGCCAACACAGGGCGGCAGGGCCGGGCAGCCCCCACCTTCAAAG CTGGCGGTGGGCCCCGTTCCGCCCACCCGCTGGACCTGGAGGCCGAGGAGGAGAGGGCCCGCCTGTGTGAGGACCGCCTGGGGCTCGCCGGCCGTGAACTGCTGCTGCA GGACAACAAGGACCTCGTGGAATTCGCCCGGATCCACCCATCAGGCGGCTGTCCCGGGGACCTGGCCCCCCATCTCATGATCACCGGGGGATCCTCCCTGCAGAGCAGCCAGCTGGCCGGGGACCcggccccccatccccaccctgcccaccctccctggCTGCCCCGCACCCGCAGCCCCTCCTTGTGGATGGGAGGACATTCCTACG GCCTTGGGCACCCTGCCCTGCACCAGAATCTGCCCCCCGGCTTCCCTGCATCCGTGCCCGGCTCCATGCCCCCCGTCTTCCCCCTCTCCCAGGAAACCCCCACACAACTAGTCATCCTGCCCTCTGAGCCCACACCCCACACGGCCCCCCATGCGCTTG CTGATGTCATGGACCAGGCTTCGCTGTGGCCCCCCATGTACGGGGGTCGGGGCCCCGCCTCCCACATGCAGCACCCGGGCCAGCTCCCCGTCTACTCGCGGTCCCAGTTCCTGCGGCAACAGGAGCTGTATgccctgcagcagcagcaacagcagcagcagcagcagcagcgggccACTCAGGCCCTGGAGCTGCAGCGGGCCAGCCAATTCCAG CAGAAGCCTGAGGACCACCACCTGGAGCTGGAGGAGCCCGCCCAGGAGAAGGCCTTGAAGTCCACCCACAAGCCAGTTGCCTTAACCCCCACGGCCAAGGGCACCCCCTCACCCGCCACCGCAGGCCCTGCCAAGCTGTCACCCTGCTGCCACTCTCCCGCCCCAAAGCCCCCCACTGCCAGCTGCCCCACACCATCACCACATCCTGGCGCCCCGTGCACTTTATCCGTCTGCCCCACCGGCAGCCCTGGGCTAGGCTCCAAGCTGCCCGGCACCGAAGACAAGAGTGGGGAGGGCCAGCGCCCCAGAGCCGACCTCAACAAGTTGGAACCAG ACCTGCCTCCCGGATACACGTGCCCCGCGGTGGCCAGCTCGGGCTTCTCCCTGCCCCGCAGCGTGCACTCATCTGACCTCTCGGACCCCGAAACTATGCAAACCGCCCCCCTGGGGCCCCAGCCTGAGCTGGCCAGGACGTTCCCGCCTGGGGAGCTCTGCCTCCGCAGCCCCCAGAAACTGGAGGAGCCTGGGCTGCCCTCAGGGACCAGGGAGGCCACCCAGGACCTTGCCACCACGCCCCACCCTGCCGAGCGGGGACCCCCGGGGAAGGCAGCAGACCCCAGTCCGCTGGAGGGGCTGCGAGAACTGCGGTGCGGGGCTCTCCTCGAGGGAGGGGGCCCTGAGGCCTCTGGCCAGGCTGATTCTACTCAGGGAGGAGGGGCCCAAGAGGCAAGGACCACGGAGgaggggcgggaggagggagagCTGGGGCCCTCGTTGGGGGCCAGTCCCCAGGCCGTGGAGCAGCCGGCGAGGAGCCTGGGCTCCCTGGATCAGGCCGAGCCGGGCAAACAGCAAGCCCCTACAGAAGCAGAGGCGGAGGAGGTGGCCGAGTTCGAGGAGGCCGAGCTagatgaggaggaagagaagcaggaCTGGGGTTCAACTCCTGACAACAGCCAGCTGCCCAGGGAGCTGCCCGGGCTGGATGCTCTGGTGGCAGCCACCATCAGCCTGGGGGACCTGCCTGGCATCGGCCCACTGGACCCTCCGCCCCTCGCTGTCCCTGGGCCACCCAGCACAGCTCCCCTGCCCCGTAGCTCAGGGATTCATGGAATTGCCCTGCTCAGCGAGCTGGCCGACCTGGAGATCCAGCAGCAGAGGACTGAGCCAACCCTGCAAG aggaggaggaggtgctggCCTTCAACCTGCAGCGCCTGGCCACTCTGGCctcagcctggtccctggtcGAAGCCGCTAACCTGGACAGCCCCGCCTCCTCGGCCCAGCCCCCCACTGCTGACCCCTGCAGGGCTCCCACTCTCACCCCCCGCATGCAGATCCTGCGGCGCAAGGACACCTGGACCCCCAAGACCAAGCCT GTGTGCCCACTGAAGGCTGCCATCGATCGGCTGGACACGCAGGAGGTGGAGATGCGCGTGCAGCTGGCGGAGCTGCAAAGGCGCTACAAGGAGAAGCAGCGGGAGCTGGCCCGGCTGCAGCGCAGGCACGACCATGA GAGAGACGAGAGCTCGAGGAGCCCTGCCAGGCGAGGGCCCGGCCGGCCACGGAAGCGCAAATACTCCAGTTTGATGCCTGCCCTGCGCCCCAGTGACAGCAAGAAAGTCAA GGCAGTGCGGTCTAGCCTGAGCCTGCTGTGTGCTGAGCTGCGGGGTGGCGATGATGAGCCTTCGAAGAAGCGAGGCCGGCTAGAGAAGGGCACCTACGTGGGCCTGCAGCCCACGTCTGTG GAGAAGGTTCGGTGCAAGAAGAGCAGCAGTCAGGGCGACCTGGCATCTGCTGTGGCCCACAAGGTGGCCCAGCTGAAGCCGAAGGTCAAGAGCAAGGGGCTGCCCACTGGCCTCAGCCCCTTCCGGCGGAAGGAGGCCACCCCAGGGGGTCGCATCCGGAAGAAGCTGTCACGAGCCAAGAATGCCAAGGCGTCTGGGGCGGCCCGGCACCCACAGCCAGATGGCGGCATTGGCGGCAGGGAGGCACCTAAGTTCCCAGCCCAGCCGGCGGCGGCCGCAGCACGTGAGGCAG ACAGCGGCTCGGACAGTGAAAACTGTGATGGTCTGCTGGAGACAGAAGAGCCCCCCAAGGAGCCCGGGTTGGTGCTACATGCTGGGGCCCGCATGGCCGTGCTGGGGCCCTCGCCCTCCTCCGTGGTCAAGATGGAGGCCAACCAGAAGgccaagaagaagaaggagaggcAGAGCTTGCTAG gggCCTGCCGCCTGTCCAGCCCCGAGAGTGAGGTCAAGGTCAAGCGGAGGACAGTGAAGACCAAGGTGGGCAGCAAGCTGGAGCGGGCCCCGGGGCGCAGGCCCCCAGGTGGGCCCGGCAAGAAGAAGGCCAAGGCCAAGGGTGGCCTGCGGGCAGAGCCGGGGACTGCGCCCGgcagggaagccctctgcagCCCCGCCCAGGCCTTCACCTGCCACGAGGAGGGCAGCAGGCTGGCCAGCGAGCGCCTCAAGAGAGCCACGCGCAAGAGCACGGTGCTCCAGCCGGGGCTGCGG CGGAAGAACGGGGCCCTGTCCATTGCCCTGTCACCCCGCAACGCCAAGGCCATCCTGGGGAGGGGCCGGAAGGCGGGCAAGGTGAAAACCAAGGCCGTTGGCAAACAG GGCAAGGGCCGGGCGGTAAGTCGGCTGCTGGAGAGCTTTGCTGTGGAGGACGACTTTGAGTTTGAGGACAGCAGCTGCCTCTCGGAGgacgaggaagaggaggagaccgGTGGCCCCCTGAGCGCCGAGCAGAGCGCCGCCCTCG CACGCTCGTGCACCATTCATAAGGAGGACCTGCAGGATGGGCTGCCTGTGCTCATCCCCAAGGAGGACAGTCTGCTGTACGCAGGCAGCGTCAGGACCCTGCAGCCCCCTGACAT ctacaGCATCGTCATCGAGGGCGAGAGAGGCAACCGGCAAAGGATCTACTCTCTGGAGCAGCTGCTGCAGGAGGCG GTTCTGGATGTCCGACCGCAGTCCAGCCGGTACCTCCCGCCTGGCACGAGGGTCTGTGCCTACTGGAGCCAGAAGTCCCGCTGCCTGTATCCAGGCAATGTAGTGCGAG GTGCCTCCAGTGATGAGGAAGAGGACCTGGACTCTGTGGTGGTGGAGTTTGACGATGGAGACACTGGCCACATCGCTGTTTCCAATATCAGGCTGTTGCCTCCGGACTTCAAGATCCAGT GCACGGAGCCCTCGCCAGCCCTGCTGGTGTCCAGCAGCTGCCGGAGGACCAAGAAATCTTCCTGTGAGGCGCCCCCACCCAGTGAGGCCACCGCTCCCAGCCTGTCTCCTAAGGCTCATGACGGGTCCGAAGCCTCAAAGACCTCCGGGAAGAAATCCACAGGCAAAGACAAAGCTG GCAAAGCAGAGCTCCTGACCTCTGGTGCCAAGCCCCCCGCCGGTGCCTCAGACCACTTCTTGGGCCGCCGAGGCAGCCCCCTGCTGAGCTGGTCAGCGGTGGCGCAGACCAAGCGGAAGGCAGTGGCCGCAGCAGGCAGCAAggggccaggcatgctgcagaaCCTCTTCCAGCTCAACGGCAGCGCCAAGAAGCTGCGGGCCCGCGAGGCCCTGTTCCCCATGCACAGCGTGGCGCCACCCGTGTTCGGCAACGGCTTCCGTGCTGACTCCTTCAGCAGCCTGGCCAGCTCCTACGCGCCCTTCGTCGGGGGGGCTGGGCCTGGCCTGCCCGGGGGTGCCCACAAACTGCTGCGGGCTAAGAAGGCCGAGGCTGAGAAGGGtgggcggcggcgggcgggcaGCGAGTTCCTGGTCAAGCTGGACCACGAGGGCGTGACCTCCCCCAAGAGCAAGAACTGCAAGGCGCTACATGCTGGCGACAAGGACTCGGGGCCCAGGCCGGGgaggcccctgcccagccccagctaCGGGCACCCGGCCCTCGTGGGCAAGGACAGGAAGGGGCGGGCACCCGTCCACCCGCTGTCCATGGGGCTGGCGCTGCGCAAGTTCACAGGCCAGGCTGAGTACCCGCTGCCCTGCGACAGTGACTGCCACAGCTCCTACTCAGACGAGGAGGAGGACGGGCCTGGCCTGGCACCCGGCGTGCCCTCCCGCTTCCTCGCCCGCCTGTCCGTGTCCTCCTCGTCCTCGGGTTcgtccacttcctcctcctcggGCTCCCTGTCCACCTCCAGCCTCTGCTCCTCCGACGACGAGGGCTCTTCCTACACCTCGGATGAGGAGGACCCCGCCCTGCTGCTGCAGACATGCCTCACCCACCCAGTGCCCGCCCTCCTGGCCCAGCCCGAGGCCCTGCGCTCCAAGGGGGGCGGCCCTCACCCGCATGCCCAGCGCTGCTTCCTGTCCAGGGCTGCCGTGGCCGGTGGGGGAGCGGGCGCGGGCCCCAGCGGCAACAGACCCCGGCTCAAGCGCAAGGAGGCCCTGAGCTTCTCCAAAGCCAAAGAGCTGTCCCGGAGGCAGCGGCTGCCCTCCGTGGAAAACCGGCCAAAGATCTCAGCCTTCCTGCCCGCCCGGCAGCTCTGGAAGTGGTCGGGGAACCCCACGCAG aggcgtGGCATGAAGGGGAAGGCCAGGAAGCTGTTCTACAAGGCTATCGTCCGGGGCAAGGAGACGCTTCGCATCGGGGACTGCGCGGTCTTCCTGTCGGCCGGGCGGCCCAACCTGCCCTACATCGGCCGCATCGAGAGCATGTGGGAGTCGTGGGGCAGCAACATGGTGGTGAAGGTCAAGTGGTTCTACCATCCGGAGGAGACCAAACTGGGGAAGCGGCAGAGCGACGGGAAG AACGCGCTGTACCAGTCCTGCCATGAGGACGAGAACGACGTGCAGACCATCTCCCACAAGTGCCAGGTCGTAGGGCGCGAGCAGTATGAGCAGATGACACGGAGCCGCAAGTACCAGGACCGACGGGACCTCTACTACCTGGCGGGCACCTACGACCCCACCACGGGGCGCCTGGTGACAGCTGACGGCGTGCCCATTCTGTGCTGA